The genomic window GCAGCCCTGGACGGCACGGCCCAGCGGGTCTACGTGAATCTCAAGAACCTCGGCACCGCCCCCGTCTTGGCGAGCCCGGAGAACCCGATCATCATCACGCTGACCCTCCACACGGCCGACCCCGCGCAGACCCGGTGGGTGACCTCGTTCGGCACGCGCGGTTGGGGCACCGTCGACAAGGGCGAGTGGACCAACGGCATGCTGACGTTCACATGGACCATCACCACGGACCTGCCCGTCGTCACCAGCGCGGGCAGCGAGTGCGACATGTACCTCGCCCTCGGCCCCGGTGGCGGCGTGACACCGGGCAAGCAGGTCCACGCGGAGGCCGTCATGACCTCCTTCGGCGTCAACGACGTCCTCACGGGCGACGACTTCCCCGCCCTGCACGACATCGTCGACACCACCCAGGTCATGGAGTGCCAGGAGCACTACTACGCCCAGGTACAGGCGAACCTCACTGCCAACTACACGCTGTACGCCTCCGGCAGCAGGACGACCGGGATGGGCATCGACTGGCCCGTCGGCGAGACGGTGAGCTCCAAGACCATCGGCAATGGCACCTCCGGGGGCAGCGACACCTCGGAGAACGGCATCTGGTGACCCCGCACCCCCTGACGGGGCAGTGCGCCGGTCCAGCGGCAGGGTCACCGTCAGCACCCCGGTGTCATAGTGCGCCGTGATCCGGTCGGGGTCGATGTCGTCCCCGAAGGTGACCTGGCGGCGGTAGCTGCCCGAGAACCGCTCGCTGGTCAGGCCACTGCCGACGCCCCGGCCTCATTGGGGACCCGAGGGTCACGTGGCAGCGCTGCGGTCGGATGCCCCGTAGTAGTTGGTCGCGCCTCCGTAGTAGGCGGAGCTCTCCCGGCGCGAGACCTGGTTGACCACCACACCGAGGATCCGGCCGTTGACCTCGGTCAGACTCTCGGTCACTCGCTCGACATGGGTGTCAAGGGTCTTGCCCGCCGTGACGACGAGGATGACCCCATCGGCGTGAGTGCTCAGCACAGCACCATCGGTCACCGGCAGCAACGGGGGTGCGTCGATGATGACTGGTCCGTACTGGGACAGCTCCGCCAGAACCCGCTCCATCGCTCGGGAACCCAGGATCTCGCTCGGGTTGGGCGGGATGTTCCCCGCGGCCAGCACCTGCAGATTGGGCTCGCCCGGTGCCTCCTGGAGCACATCGGCAAGGGTCGCTTCACCGATGAGCACGTCCGTGAGTCCCGCGCCCTCGACCACGCCGATGCCGCTGCTGATGACCGGGCGGCGCAGGTCGGCGTCGACGATCGTCGTCGGCTCACCGGAGGCCGCCATCGCGTAGGCGAGGTTGACCGCGATCGTCGACTTCCCGTCCCCCTCGTTGGGGCTGGAGACGACAACGACCTTCGGGGGGTCGTCGACATCCATGTAACGCAGGTTGGTGCGCAGCTTGCGCAGGGCCTCGCTGGCCGACGGATCCCCGACACGGGTGGTCCCACCAGCCAGGGCCGGGATGAGGCCACCGGAACTGCGGGCCAGCGCCTTGCTCGCCGGGACCGTTGCCATCGCCGAGAGGCCGAAGCCCTTCAGGTCATCGGGAGTACGGATGCGCCGGTCCAGCTGGTTGCGCACCACGGCGATCCCGAAGCCGATGAGCAGACCGACGATGAGCGCCAAGGGCAGGTCGCGCTGCGGATTGGGTGAGGTCGGAGACGACGGCAGGACCGCAGAGTCCTGCGGCATGACCTTCAGACCCCCCTTGCCCTCGATCTCCTCGACCTCGCCCGCGAGAGCAGTGATCCACGCATTCGCCAGGTCAGTGGCCTCCTGCGGCGTGGGTCCATCGGCAGTGACGCGGATGAGGACCGTCTCCGGCGGCTGGGTCACCTGGACCCGGCCGATGAGTGACGGCACGGTCGCAGAACTGCCGGAGGCCTCCTTGGCGGCCTCCGCGGTACCGCGGCTCGTGGCGACATCGACGTAGGAGGCGACGCGCGACTTGGCCAACGAGTCATTGATCGACGCCTCGGCCGGGCTCGTCGCCGAGCCGGTCGTGACGAAGCCCGACGCGCTGGCCGAGTACACCTTCGGACGCGTCAGGTCATAGACCCCGACGGCCAGCACGCTGACGACGACCGAGATCACCACGGCGCGCCAGTGCCACCGCAGGATGCGCAGGTAGTCCCCTAGCTCCATCAA from Janibacter cremeus includes these protein-coding regions:
- a CDS encoding polysaccharide biosynthesis tyrosine autokinase encodes the protein MELGDYLRILRWHWRAVVISVVVSVLAVGVYDLTRPKVYSASASGFVTTGSATSPAEASINDSLAKSRVASYVDVATSRGTAEAAKEASGSSATVPSLIGRVQVTQPPETVLIRVTADGPTPQEATDLANAWITALAGEVEEIEGKGGLKVMPQDSAVLPSSPTSPNPQRDLPLALIVGLLIGFGIAVVRNQLDRRIRTPDDLKGFGLSAMATVPASKALARSSGGLIPALAGGTTRVGDPSASEALRKLRTNLRYMDVDDPPKVVVVSSPNEGDGKSTIAVNLAYAMAASGEPTTIVDADLRRPVISSGIGVVEGAGLTDVLIGEATLADVLQEAPGEPNLQVLAAGNIPPNPSEILGSRAMERVLAELSQYGPVIIDAPPLLPVTDGAVLSTHADGVILVVTAGKTLDTHVERVTESLTEVNGRILGVVVNQVSRRESSAYYGGATNYYGASDRSAAT